A genomic region of Sarcophilus harrisii chromosome 6, mSarHar1.11, whole genome shotgun sequence contains the following coding sequences:
- the LOC111721569 gene encoding zinc finger protein 260-like has protein sequence MGPGSLGPPREVVTFKDVAVDFTQEEWGLLDPSQKELFKEVMVENAWNLLSLGLPVPREEAISYFEQREALSMLDQEGLRSCSPGEIRLEMKETPAALSHSVVETPKQWFMGDGSCYFTWTKSCATHEKLQLRERHCECTEGGKGFIKKENLIVQSRIHTGEKPYECNQGGKAFSNRAFLSLHQRIHTGQKLSECNQCGKAFRSKKDLTRHQLIHTGEKPFECYHCGKRFRQKSDLVRHQRIHTGEKLSECNQCGKAFRSKRDLTRHQIMHTGEKPCECNQCGKAFTENRALIRHQKIHNGEKPYACYQCGKAFQYKSVLIVHERIHTGEKPYECNQCGKGFRDKRPLTRHQRIHTGEKPYECNQCGKAFKENGILISHQRIHTGEKPYECNHCGKAFRDKRALNGHERIHTGEKPYKCNQCGTTFRDMRALIVHHRIHTGEKPYECNQCGKAFRSKRALTIHQSTHTEEKPYGCNQCGKSLKKKESLILHQRIHTGEKPYECKQCEKGFRKKESLILHQRTHTGEKPYECNQCGKAFKENGTLIKHRSIHTGEKPYECKQCGKAFRSKGCLIGHQRTHTGEKPYKCNQCGKAFREKRDLIVHQRIHTGEKPYQCNQCGKAFRSKGDLIVHQRIHTGEKPYECNQCGKALRDKRALTVHERIHTGEKPYKCNQCVKAFRDKKGLTVHQKIHTGEKPYACNQCGKGLRKKESLILHQRIHTGEQA, from the exons ATGGGCCCTGGGAGCCTCGGACCTCCTCGG GAGGTTGTGACATTCAAGGATGTGGCTGTGGACTTCACCCAAGAGGAGTGGGGGCTCTTGGACCCCTCTCAGAAGGAGCTGTTCAAAGAAGTCATGGTGGAGAACGCCTGGAATCTGCTCTCCTTAG GGCTTCCAGTTCCCAGAGAAGAGGCGATCTCTTATTTTGAGCAAAGGGAAGCACTGTCGATGCTGGATCAAGAAGGCCTGCGGAGCTGCTCTCCAG gAGAGATCAGACTTGAAATGAAAGAAACTCCTGCAGCGCTAAGCCATTCTGTGGTAGAAACTCCCAAGCAGTGGTTCATGGGTGATGGATCCTGTTACTTTACTTGGACAAAAAGCTGTGCAACACATGAGAAACTCCAGCTTAGAGAGAGACATTGTGAATGTACTGAAGGTGGAAAaggttttataaaaaaggaaaatcttattGTACAATCgagaatccacacaggagagaaaccttatgaatgcaaCCAGGGTGGAAAAGCTTTTTCAAATAGAGCATTTCTTAgtttacatcagagaatccacacaggaCAGAAACTTtctgaatgtaaccaatgtggaaaggcttttagaagcAAGAAAGATCTTACTAGACATCAGCTAAtacatactggagagaaaccttttgaatgttaCCATTGTGGAAAAAGATTTAGACAAAAGAGTGATCTTGttagacatcagagaatccacactggagagaaactttctgaatgtaaccaatgtggaaaggcttttagaagcAAGAGAGATCTTACTAGACATCAGATAAtgcatactggagagaaaccttgtgaatgtaaccagtgtggaaaggcttttacagaAAACAGAGCTCTTATTAGACATCAAAAAATCCATAATGGAGAGAAACCTTACGCATGTTACCAGTGTGGAAAGGCCTTTCAATACAAGAGCGTTCTTATTGTACatgagagaatccacactggagagaaaccttatgaatgtaatcaatgtggaaagggttTTAGAGACAAGAGACCTCTAActagacatcagagaatccacactggagagaaaccttatgaatgtaaccaatgtggaaaggcttttaaagaaaatggaattctTATTagccatcagagaatccacactggagagaaaccctatgaatgtaacCATTGTGGAAAGGCCTTTAGAGACAAGAGAGCTCTTAATGGACatgagagaatccacactggagaaaaaccttataaatgtaaccaatgtggaacgACATTTAGAGACATGAGAGCTCTTATTGTACATCacagaatccacactggagagaaaccttatgaatgtaatcaatgtggaaaggcttttagaagcAAGCGAGCTCTTACTATACATCAGAGCACCCACACTGAAGAGAAACCTTATggatgtaaccagtgtggaaaaagtttaaaaaaaaaggaatctcttattttacatcagagaatccacactggagagaaaccttatgaatgtaaacaGTGTGAAAAAGGTTTTAGAAAAAAGGAATCTCTTATTTTACATCAGAGAACccacactggagaaaagccttatgaatgtaaccagtgtggaaaggcttttaaagaaaatggaaCTCTTATTAAACATCGGAgtatccacactggagagaaaccttatgaatgtaaacagtgtggaaaggcttttagaagcAAGGGATGTCTCATTGGTCATCAGAgaacccacactggagagaaaccttataaatgtaatcaatgtggaaaggcttttagggaaaaaagagatcttattgtacatcagagaattcacaccgGGGAGAAACCTTAtcaatgtaaccaatgtggaaaggcctttagAAGCAAGGGAGAtcttattgtacatcagagaatccatactggagagaaaccttatgaatgtaaccaatgtggaaaggctctTCGAGACAAGAGAGCTCTTACTGTACatgagagaatccacactggagagaaaccttataaatgtaaccaatgtgtAAAGGCCTTTAGAGACAAGAAAggtcttactgtacatcagaaaattcacactggagagaaaccttatgcatgtaaccagtgtggaaaaggtttaagaaaaaaggaatctcttattttacatcagagaatccacactggagagcaGGCTTAG